A genomic segment from Sphingomonas astaxanthinifaciens DSM 22298 encodes:
- a CDS encoding YifB family Mg chelatase-like AAA ATPase, with protein sequence MVAIVSTVAYLGLEARAVEVQVQLSTGIPRFVIVGLPDKAVAESRERVRAALTAIGLALPPKVITVNLSPADLPKEGSHFDLPIALGLLAAVGATDAEMLSHYVAVGELGLDGRIAASPGVLLAALHAASEEKGLICPASQGAEAAWAGEVEVLAAPDLLSLLAHLKGTTLLAAPPPGEAEPAAGGPDLLQVKGQEVAKRALEIAAAGGHNLLMSGPPGAGKSLLASCLPGILPPLSPAEALEVSMVASVAGEMTGGQMKRRRPFRAPHHSASMPALVGGGLKVRPGEISLAHLGVLFLDELPEFQRVVLDSLRQPLETGTVSVARANSHLTFPARVQLIAAMNPCRCGHLGDPALACARAPRCASDYQSRVSGPLLDRIDLHVEVAGVSAADLSLPPPAEGSAAVAGRVARARGVQTRRYEGQGARTNAEADGELLDTVATPDEPGRKLLADAAAAMRLSARDYHRVLRVARTIADLAGAETVGRIHVAEALSYRRLTPNN encoded by the coding sequence ATGGTCGCGATCGTCAGCACGGTCGCCTATCTCGGGTTGGAGGCCCGCGCCGTCGAGGTGCAGGTCCAGCTCTCGACCGGAATCCCGCGATTCGTGATCGTCGGCCTGCCCGACAAGGCGGTGGCCGAGAGCCGCGAGCGGGTCCGCGCGGCGCTGACCGCGATCGGGCTGGCGCTCCCGCCCAAGGTCATCACGGTCAACCTGTCGCCGGCTGACCTGCCCAAGGAAGGCAGCCATTTCGACCTGCCAATCGCGCTCGGCCTGCTGGCGGCGGTGGGGGCGACCGACGCCGAGATGCTGTCGCATTATGTCGCGGTGGGCGAACTCGGGCTCGACGGGCGGATCGCCGCCTCGCCCGGCGTGCTGCTGGCGGCGCTTCATGCGGCGAGCGAGGAGAAGGGGCTGATCTGCCCCGCGTCGCAGGGGGCGGAAGCGGCCTGGGCGGGGGAAGTCGAGGTGCTCGCCGCGCCCGACCTCCTCAGCCTCCTCGCGCACCTCAAGGGGACGACCCTGCTCGCCGCGCCGCCGCCGGGTGAGGCCGAACCGGCGGCAGGCGGTCCCGACCTGCTCCAGGTCAAGGGGCAGGAAGTCGCCAAGCGCGCGCTCGAGATCGCCGCGGCGGGCGGGCACAACTTGCTGATGAGCGGACCGCCGGGCGCGGGCAAGTCGCTGCTCGCCTCCTGCCTGCCTGGGATCCTGCCGCCGCTGTCGCCGGCCGAGGCGCTCGAGGTGTCGATGGTGGCCTCGGTGGCGGGCGAGATGACCGGCGGGCAGATGAAGCGGCGGCGGCCCTTCCGAGCGCCGCACCACAGCGCCTCGATGCCGGCCCTGGTCGGCGGCGGACTGAAGGTGCGGCCTGGGGAGATCAGCCTCGCGCATCTCGGCGTGCTGTTCCTCGACGAATTGCCCGAGTTCCAGCGGGTGGTGCTCGACAGCCTGCGCCAACCGCTCGAGACCGGGACGGTCAGCGTCGCGCGGGCGAACAGCCACCTGACCTTTCCCGCGCGGGTCCAGCTGATTGCGGCGATGAACCCGTGCCGCTGCGGGCATCTCGGCGATCCGGCGCTCGCCTGCGCCCGCGCCCCGCGCTGCGCATCCGACTATCAGTCGCGGGTGTCGGGGCCGCTGCTCGACCGGATCGACCTTCATGTCGAAGTCGCCGGGGTGAGCGCCGCCGATCTGTCGCTGCCCCCGCCCGCCGAGGGGAGCGCCGCGGTCGCCGGGCGGGTGGCGCGGGCGCGCGGCGTGCAGACGCGGCGCTACGAGGGGCAGGGGGCACGGACCAATGCCGAGGCCGATGGCGAACTCCTCGACACGGTCGCGACCCCCGACGAGCCGGGGCGAAAGCTTCTCGCCGATGCCGCGGCGGCGATGCGATTGTCGGCACGGGACTATCACCGGGTGCTTCGAGTCGCGCGGACCATCGCCGACCTCGCGGGGGCGGAGACGGTCGGGCGGATCCATGTCGCCGAGGCGCTCAGCTACCGGCGATTGACGCCCAATAACTAG